In the Streptomyces sp. cg36 genome, one interval contains:
- a CDS encoding pyruvate dehydrogenase yields MAKQNVAEQFVDILARAGVRRMYGVVGDSLNPVVDAIRRNSAIDWIQVRHEEAAAFAAGAEAQLTGTLAACAGSCGPGNLHLINGLYDAHRSMAPVLALASHIPSSEIGLGYFQETHPDQLFRECSHYSEMISSPQQMPRLLQTAIQHAVGRGGVSVVALPGDVAAEAAPDRAVEHALVTARPSVRPGDAEIDKLARLVDGARRVTLFCGSGTAGAHAEVMEFAERVKAPVGHALRGKEWIQYDNPYDVGMSGLLGYGAAYEATHECDLLILLGTDFPYNAFLPDDVKIVQVDVRPEHLGRRSQLDLAVWGDVRETLRCLIPRVRVKTDRRFLDKMLKKHADALEGVVKAYTRKVEKHVPIHPEYVASVLDELAADDAVFTVDTGMCNVWAARYISPNGRRRVIGSFSHGSMANALPQAIGAQFLDRDRQVVSMSGDGGFTMLMGDFLTLVQYDLPVKVVLFNNSSLGMVELEMLVAGLPSYGTTNRNPDFAAIARAAGAYGVRVEKPKHLAGALKDAFKHKGPALVDVVTDPNALSIPPKISAEMVTGFALSASKIVLDGGVGRMLQMARSNLRNVPRP; encoded by the coding sequence ATGGCCAAACAGAATGTGGCAGAGCAGTTCGTGGACATCCTCGCCCGCGCCGGGGTGCGGCGGATGTACGGCGTGGTCGGCGACAGCCTCAACCCCGTCGTCGACGCCATCCGCCGCAACTCCGCCATCGACTGGATCCAGGTCCGCCACGAGGAGGCCGCCGCGTTCGCGGCCGGTGCGGAGGCCCAGCTCACCGGCACCCTGGCGGCCTGCGCGGGCTCCTGCGGGCCGGGCAACCTCCACCTCATCAACGGGCTCTACGACGCGCACCGCTCGATGGCCCCGGTGCTCGCCCTCGCCTCGCACATCCCCTCGTCCGAGATCGGCCTCGGCTACTTCCAGGAGACCCACCCCGACCAGCTGTTCCGCGAGTGCTCGCACTACAGCGAGATGATCTCCAGCCCCCAGCAGATGCCCCGGCTGCTCCAGACGGCGATCCAGCACGCGGTGGGCCGGGGCGGGGTGAGCGTGGTGGCGCTGCCGGGCGATGTGGCCGCCGAGGCCGCCCCGGACCGCGCCGTCGAGCACGCCCTGGTCACCGCGCGGCCCTCGGTGCGCCCCGGCGACGCGGAGATCGACAAGCTGGCCCGGCTGGTGGACGGGGCGCGCCGGGTCACCCTCTTCTGCGGCAGCGGCACCGCCGGGGCGCACGCCGAGGTGATGGAGTTCGCCGAGCGCGTCAAGGCCCCGGTGGGGCACGCGCTGCGCGGCAAGGAGTGGATCCAGTACGACAATCCCTACGACGTCGGCATGAGCGGGCTGCTCGGATACGGCGCCGCCTACGAGGCGACCCACGAGTGCGACCTGCTGATCCTGCTGGGCACGGACTTCCCGTACAACGCGTTCCTGCCCGACGACGTCAAGATCGTGCAGGTCGACGTGCGGCCCGAGCACCTGGGACGCCGCTCCCAGCTGGACCTCGCGGTGTGGGGCGACGTCCGCGAGACGCTGCGGTGCCTCATCCCACGGGTGCGGGTCAAGACCGACCGGCGCTTCCTGGACAAGATGCTGAAGAAGCACGCGGACGCGCTGGAAGGGGTGGTCAAGGCGTACACCCGCAAGGTGGAGAAGCACGTGCCGATCCACCCCGAGTACGTGGCGTCCGTGCTGGACGAACTCGCCGCCGACGACGCCGTGTTCACGGTCGACACCGGGATGTGCAACGTCTGGGCGGCCCGCTACATCTCGCCCAACGGCAGGCGCCGCGTCATCGGTTCCTTCAGCCACGGCTCGATGGCCAACGCGCTGCCGCAGGCGATCGGCGCCCAGTTCCTCGACCGCGACCGCCAGGTGGTCTCGATGTCCGGCGACGGCGGATTCACCATGCTGATGGGGGACTTCCTCACCCTGGTCCAGTACGACCTGCCGGTGAAGGTCGTCCTCTTCAACAACTCCTCGCTCGGCATGGTGGAGCTGGAGATGCTGGTGGCCGGGCTGCCCTCGTACGGAACCACCAACCGCAACCCGGACTTCGCCGCGATCGCCCGCGCCGCCGGTGCCTACGGCGTACGGGTCGAGAAGCCCAAGCACCTCGCGGGCGCGCTCAAGGACGCGTTCAAGCACAAGGGCCCGGCCCTGGTCGACGTGGTCACCGACCCCAACGCGCTCTCCATCCCGCCGAAGATCAGCGCGGAGATGGTGACCGGGTTCGCGCTCTCCGCGAGCAAGATCGTGCTGGACGGCGGAGTCGGCCGGATGCTCCAGATGGCCCGTTCCAATCTGCGCAACGTGCCGCGCCCGTAA
- a CDS encoding protein phosphatase 2C domain-containing protein, with amino-acid sequence MSQQGERRTSDDDWWTRLYDETAPDHSPANAGDTLDDRFDSVARTVSPTVPDPRSPVPEPVRRAPDPPPPSDRIDPADGGPRAPWQPPGGSPPPDPLHRRTASWWEPADALPPPPEYEPGPLPPPPPEPPEPTPAATAPPPVTRLPEATEPPTTTPPPTVTVPSAATAPPAVTPRPAAPPPPTGTAPPAATPSPAATASPPVTPRPAATPPPAVAPPEPPPPPRSRPSADPPPPPRAAAAPPEPPAGPSGAAPRPPAPPARSAVPPAPAEPAPAPPPPADRTRVGHVGDRPPTYDAEPTALPTALPDTLSALVADTVLDGARYGAYVLRAASVRGDSARYRGEPRRDALLTARFGNGEDALVLVALASGVRAFEEAHLAAADACRWIGGAIGRSHLRLADDIRAGRRGDLKSGLHRLTDRSYGRLRARAAELGARPEEYTAGLRCLLLSADPSCRTRVFFGVGPGGLFRLRGGVWQDIEPAVPAPGEVSGEPVVGYGSAPAESAEGDRLTMDLHTVEPARPYIDPPAPPAEPFRFRASVARPGDTLLLCSGGLAEPMRGEPALAAELAGRWAGEEPPGLAAFLADTQLRVKGYADDRTAVAVWEA; translated from the coding sequence ATGAGTCAGCAGGGGGAGAGGCGCACCTCGGACGACGACTGGTGGACTCGGCTGTACGACGAGACCGCCCCGGACCACTCGCCCGCCAACGCGGGCGACACCCTCGACGACCGTTTCGACTCCGTCGCCCGGACGGTGAGCCCGACCGTGCCGGACCCGAGGTCACCGGTCCCGGAGCCGGTCCGCCGGGCGCCGGACCCGCCCCCGCCGTCGGACCGAATCGATCCTGCGGACGGCGGCCCCCGGGCCCCCTGGCAGCCGCCCGGCGGCTCGCCGCCACCGGATCCCCTCCACCGCCGCACGGCGTCCTGGTGGGAACCGGCGGACGCACTGCCCCCACCGCCCGAGTACGAGCCGGGGCCACTGCCCCCACCCCCACCCGAGCCGCCCGAACCGACCCCGGCGGCCACGGCGCCGCCGCCGGTGACACGGCTCCCGGAGGCCACGGAGCCTCCGACGACGACACCGCCCCCGACGGTGACCGTGCCTTCGGCGGCCACGGCGCCTCCAGCGGTGACACCGCGCCCGGCGGCCCCACCACCCCCGACGGGGACGGCGCCTCCAGCGGCCACACCGTCCCCGGCGGCCACGGCGTCGCCGCCGGTGACACCGCGTCCGGCGGCCACACCACCCCCGGCGGTCGCCCCGCCCGAACCACCGCCCCCGCCGCGCTCCCGCCCCTCGGCCGACCCGCCGCCCCCGCCCCGGGCCGCCGCCGCCCCGCCGGAGCCGCCCGCCGGGCCGTCCGGGGCGGCACCCCGTCCCCCCGCCCCGCCCGCGCGGTCCGCCGTGCCGCCCGCGCCCGCCGAGCCGGCCCCGGCCCCGCCGCCCCCGGCCGACCGGACCCGGGTCGGCCATGTGGGGGACCGGCCGCCGACCTACGACGCCGAGCCGACCGCCCTGCCCACCGCGCTCCCCGACACGCTCTCCGCGCTCGTCGCCGACACCGTGCTCGACGGCGCGCGCTACGGCGCCTACGTCCTGCGGGCCGCCTCCGTGCGCGGCGACTCGGCGCGCTACCGGGGCGAGCCGCGCCGGGACGCGCTGCTCACCGCCCGGTTCGGCAACGGCGAGGACGCGCTGGTCCTGGTGGCCCTCGCCAGCGGCGTACGGGCCTTCGAGGAGGCGCACCTCGCCGCCGCCGACGCCTGCCGCTGGATCGGCGGCGCCATCGGCCGCAGCCACCTCCGGCTCGCCGACGACATCAGGGCCGGGCGGCGCGGCGATCTGAAGTCCGGGCTGCACCGGCTCACCGACCGCAGCTACGGACGGCTGCGCGCCCGCGCCGCCGAACTCGGCGCGCGGCCCGAGGAGTACACGGCCGGACTGCGCTGTCTGCTCCTCTCCGCCGACCCCAGCTGCCGCACCCGGGTCTTCTTCGGGGTCGGGCCCGGCGGGCTGTTCCGGCTGCGCGGCGGGGTGTGGCAGGACATCGAGCCCGCCGTGCCCGCACCCGGCGAGGTCTCGGGCGAGCCGGTGGTGGGATACGGCTCGGCGCCCGCCGAGTCCGCCGAGGGCGACCGGCTCACCATGGACCTGCACACCGTGGAGCCGGCCCGGCCCTACATCGACCCGCCGGCCCCGCCCGCCGAGCCGTTCCGCTTCCGCGCCTCGGTCGCCCGGCCCGGGGACACCCTGCTGCTGTGCAGCGGCGGGCTGGCCGAGCCGATGCGGGGCGAGCCCGCGCTGGCCGCGGAGCTGGCCGGACGCTGGGCCGGGGAGGAGCCGCCGGGGCTGGCCGCCTTCCTCGCGGACACCCAGCTCAGGGTGAAGGGGTACGCCGACGACCGTACGGCGGTCGCCGTCTGGGAGGCGTAA
- a CDS encoding S8 family serine peptidase: MRPISRTALGVATATALAVGVAVPSVAAPPAAKAAERPLTGSAAARQQGRPVTVTLVTGDRVLVARDAAGKAVGATALPRPDGTVALTQTRRSGDDLYVYPEGATTALAARTVDEQLFNVSGLIRQGYDDAHTTTLPLIAVYGAPGARSLAPAPRGAARSLALPAVGGVALKADKTKAADFWADITASRARAAAPLKKLWLDRKVTASLDRSTKQVRADLAWAAGYDGTGTKVAVLDTGVDAGHPDLKGRIAGTRNFTDSDTTDDRQGHGTHTISTVGGSGAASGGKKKGVAPGAALLAGKVLDDSGSGAESWIIAGMQWAVDSEADVVSMSLGSPEPTDCTDPMSTAAEQLAHTKGTLFVVAAGNSGPRQNTVSSPGCAPGVLTVGAVDRDDSTAYFSSRGPAPFSHTLKPEITAPGVDISAASAGGRGVYAYRTMSGTSMATPHVAGAAAIVKQRHPDWSAQRIKAALVSSADAAIPGDVRETGGGRLDVKAAIDETVLGAPAVQGGSFNWPQDKSDRTTVSVPYTNTAARPVTLSLAVEGVTGNDGSRVRSGVAALERRTVTVPAGATAEVPLRLDPAARLTAAQYGDVTGRVLATGPGVRVSTPFSLYVQPKTVTLRVKLVDRLGRPANGPSSLDVIGTDDATGERRYNEGAADQLYTLRPGAYFLSAYVATPDAGEGATLNDSLTYLGRPQLELTKDTTVVLDARTAHRLRVETGRPSEARATTLAFSRAWDGYWLHAGTATGGSSVKGYYASVEGRAKDGTFEFGSYWRTYAPLVSRLRSSGGRELHPVTAGAGSVNLDGAGSARLVDAGTGTPEELKAAGARGAIALVRLADDTTSVAGAARDAKAAGAVAVLAHRADPARWVPSGGFTGPVLPVLAIGRTEASALLGEVGAGPVTLRWQATAKSPYVYNLAFPESGPIGSDRTYRVRDDRLGAVTATYRAMGVATDYIDSTAAHRPSGAAVYPGTIDLVPAPGTRTEYYTPGDTAWDHLTSSSFPFGEAMVDRRRQYAAGGTRAESWYDGAVTPVAPRDTDGAPLLAAERQGNLIGFADAMWGDGGHYAEAGSFGDIGNLVLRRDGEVLGESGWPSGVFEVPAAEGGYELEQNVTKIGSPAQVWQRSTDVRTVWSFRSKLDENVYSQGLGILFPRYALPEDGLKTLPAADGLRIGLSVTGHAGYTPARLTSAALSYSYDGGATWTEAKTVHRGDDWSAIVDHRGAAGRQVTLKARLTDAGGNSVTQTVTRAYDVR; this comes from the coding sequence ATGCGTCCGATATCGCGTACGGCTCTGGGGGTGGCGACCGCCACCGCCCTCGCCGTCGGTGTGGCCGTGCCGTCCGTGGCCGCGCCACCGGCCGCCAAGGCGGCCGAAAGACCGCTCACCGGCAGCGCCGCCGCCCGGCAGCAGGGGCGGCCCGTCACCGTCACCCTCGTCACCGGCGACCGCGTCCTGGTCGCCCGCGACGCCGCCGGAAAGGCCGTGGGGGCCACCGCGCTGCCCCGCCCGGACGGCACCGTCGCGCTGACGCAGACCCGGCGCTCGGGCGACGACCTGTACGTCTACCCGGAGGGCGCCACCACCGCCCTCGCCGCCCGCACCGTCGACGAGCAGCTGTTCAACGTCTCCGGCCTGATCCGCCAGGGCTACGACGACGCCCACACCACGACGCTTCCGCTGATCGCCGTCTACGGCGCCCCCGGCGCCCGCTCCCTCGCCCCCGCCCCGCGCGGCGCCGCCCGCTCCCTCGCCCTGCCGGCCGTCGGCGGCGTCGCCCTGAAGGCCGACAAGACGAAGGCCGCCGACTTCTGGGCGGACATCACCGCGAGCCGCGCCCGCGCCGCCGCGCCGCTGAAGAAGCTGTGGCTGGACCGCAAGGTGACGGCGAGTCTCGACCGTTCCACCAAGCAGGTCCGCGCCGACCTCGCCTGGGCCGCCGGGTACGACGGCACCGGCACCAAGGTCGCCGTCCTGGACACCGGCGTCGACGCCGGACACCCCGACCTCAAGGGCCGGATCGCCGGGACGCGCAACTTCACCGACTCCGACACCACCGACGACCGCCAGGGCCACGGCACCCACACCATCTCCACCGTCGGCGGCTCCGGCGCGGCCAGCGGCGGCAAGAAGAAGGGCGTCGCCCCCGGCGCCGCCCTGCTCGCCGGGAAGGTCCTCGACGACAGCGGCTCCGGCGCCGAGTCGTGGATCATCGCCGGAATGCAGTGGGCCGTCGACAGCGAGGCGGACGTCGTCTCGATGAGCCTGGGCAGCCCCGAACCCACCGACTGCACCGACCCGATGAGCACGGCGGCCGAGCAACTCGCCCACACCAAGGGCACGTTGTTCGTGGTGGCGGCCGGGAACTCCGGCCCGCGCCAGAACACCGTCTCCTCGCCCGGCTGCGCCCCCGGCGTCCTCACCGTCGGCGCCGTCGACCGGGACGACTCCACCGCGTACTTCTCCAGCCGCGGCCCGGCCCCCTTCTCGCACACCCTCAAGCCGGAGATCACGGCGCCCGGCGTCGACATCTCGGCGGCCAGCGCGGGCGGGCGCGGCGTCTACGCGTACCGGACCATGAGCGGTACGTCCATGGCCACCCCGCACGTCGCGGGCGCGGCGGCGATCGTCAAGCAGCGCCACCCCGACTGGAGCGCGCAGCGGATCAAGGCGGCGCTGGTCTCCTCGGCCGACGCGGCCATCCCCGGCGACGTGCGCGAGACCGGCGGCGGGCGCCTCGACGTGAAGGCCGCGATCGACGAGACGGTCCTGGGCGCCCCGGCGGTCCAGGGCGGCTCCTTCAACTGGCCCCAGGACAAGAGCGACCGCACCACCGTCTCCGTCCCGTACACCAACACCGCGGCCCGGCCCGTCACCCTCTCGCTCGCCGTCGAGGGCGTCACCGGCAACGACGGCTCGCGCGTGCGCTCCGGCGTCGCCGCGCTGGAGCGGCGCACCGTCACCGTGCCCGCCGGAGCCACCGCCGAGGTCCCGCTGCGGCTGGACCCGGCCGCGCGCCTGACCGCCGCCCAGTACGGCGACGTCACCGGCCGGGTGCTGGCCACCGGGCCCGGGGTGCGGGTCTCCACGCCGTTCTCGCTCTACGTGCAGCCGAAGACCGTCACCCTGCGGGTCAAGCTCGTCGACCGGCTCGGCCGCCCGGCGAACGGCCCGTCCTCGCTCGACGTCATCGGCACCGACGACGCCACCGGCGAGCGCCGCTACAACGAGGGCGCCGCCGACCAGCTCTACACCCTGCGCCCCGGCGCCTACTTCCTCTCCGCCTACGTCGCCACCCCCGACGCGGGCGAGGGCGCCACGCTCAACGACTCCCTCACCTATCTCGGGCGCCCCCAGCTGGAGTTGACCAAGGACACCACCGTCGTCCTCGACGCCCGCACCGCGCACCGGCTGCGCGTGGAGACCGGCCGCCCCAGCGAGGCCCGCGCCACCACGCTCGCCTTCTCCCGCGCCTGGGACGGCTACTGGCTGCACGCCGGCACCGCCACCGGCGGCTCCTCGGTCAAGGGGTACTACGCCTCGGTCGAAGGCCGCGCCAAGGACGGCACGTTCGAGTTCGGCAGCTACTGGCGGACGTACGCGCCCCTCGTCTCCCGGCTGCGCAGCTCCGGCGGGAGAGAGCTGCACCCGGTCACCGCGGGCGCCGGCTCCGTCAACCTCGACGGCGCCGGGAGCGCCCGCCTGGTGGACGCCGGAACCGGCACGCCCGAGGAGCTGAAGGCCGCCGGAGCGCGCGGCGCGATCGCCCTGGTCCGGCTCGCGGACGACACCACCTCGGTCGCCGGGGCGGCCCGGGACGCGAAGGCGGCCGGAGCGGTCGCCGTGCTCGCCCATCGCGCGGACCCCGCCCGCTGGGTGCCCTCCGGCGGCTTCACCGGCCCCGTGCTCCCGGTCCTCGCGATCGGGCGGACCGAGGCGTCGGCGCTGCTCGGCGAGGTGGGCGCGGGCCCGGTCACCCTGCGCTGGCAGGCCACCGCCAAGAGCCCGTACGTCTACAACCTCGCCTTCCCGGAGTCCGGGCCGATCGGCTCGGACCGCACCTACCGGGTCCGCGACGACCGGCTCGGCGCCGTCACCGCCACCTATCGGGCGATGGGCGTGGCCACCGACTACATCGACAGCACCGCCGCCCACCGGCCCTCCGGCGCGGCCGTCTACCCGGGCACCATCGACCTCGTCCCGGCCCCCGGCACCCGGACCGAGTACTACACGCCCGGCGACACCGCCTGGGACCACCTCACCTCCAGCAGCTTCCCGTTCGGCGAGGCCATGGTCGACCGGCGCCGCCAGTACGCGGCGGGCGGCACCCGCGCGGAGAGCTGGTACGACGGGGCCGTCACCCCGGTCGCCCCGCGCGACACCGACGGCGCGCCGCTGCTCGCCGCCGAGCGGCAGGGCAATCTGATCGGCTTCGCCGACGCGATGTGGGGCGACGGCGGGCACTACGCCGAGGCGGGCTCGTTCGGCGACATCGGCAATCTGGTGCTGCGCCGCGACGGCGAGGTCCTCGGCGAGAGCGGCTGGCCGTCCGGGGTCTTCGAAGTGCCCGCCGCGGAAGGCGGGTACGAGCTGGAGCAGAACGTCACCAAGATCGGCTCCCCGGCCCAGGTCTGGCAGCGCTCCACCGACGTCCGCACGGTCTGGTCGTTCCGCTCGAAGCTCGACGAGAACGTCTACTCGCAGGGCCTGGGCATCCTCTTCCCGCGCTACGCCCTGCCCGAGGACGGCCTCAAGACCCTCCCGGCCGCCGACGGCCTGCGCATCGGCCTCTCGGTGACCGGCCACGCGGGCTACACCCCGGCCCGGCTCACCTCGGCCGCGCTGTCGTACTCCTACGACGGCGGCGCGACCTGGACCGAGGCCAAAACGGTCCACCGGGGCGACGACTGGTCGGCCATCGTCGACCACCGGGGCGCGGCCGGCCGCCAGGTCACGCTGAAGGCCCGTCTGACGGACGCGGGCGGCAACTCCGTCACCCAGACCGTGACCCGCGCGTACGACGTGCGGTAG
- a CDS encoding helix-turn-helix domain-containing protein, which translates to MLGAIGLDETQESAYRTLVALGAAEVADLAHRLALPENDTERALRRLERQGLAAQSSARTGRWVAAPPGVALGALLTQQRHELEQAELAAALLAEEYRAEATEPAVHDLVEVVTGASAVAHRFHQLQLGAAEEVCALVTGNPVAVTGMDNESEERAATRGVAYRVVIEREVLALPAGLTEVTAALGRDEQVRTVDRVPTKLVVADRSLAMVPLTGRDAEPAALVVHASGLLESLMGLFEAVWRDALPLRLAGTAVRTESAGPDATDLEILSLLLAGMTDASVAKQLELGLRTVQRRVKGLMELTGVTTRLQLGWHAYERGWVAR; encoded by the coding sequence GTGCTGGGAGCGATAGGTCTCGACGAGACGCAGGAGTCGGCGTACCGGACGCTGGTCGCGCTGGGCGCGGCGGAGGTCGCGGACCTGGCGCACCGGCTCGCCCTGCCCGAGAACGACACGGAGCGCGCGCTGCGGCGCCTGGAGCGCCAGGGCCTGGCCGCCCAGTCCTCGGCCCGCACCGGCCGGTGGGTGGCGGCGCCGCCCGGGGTGGCGCTCGGCGCCCTGCTCACCCAGCAGCGCCACGAGCTGGAGCAGGCCGAGCTGGCGGCGGCGCTGCTGGCCGAGGAGTACCGGGCGGAGGCCACCGAGCCCGCCGTGCACGACCTGGTCGAGGTGGTGACCGGCGCCTCCGCGGTCGCCCACCGCTTCCACCAGCTCCAGCTGGGCGCGGCCGAGGAGGTGTGCGCCCTGGTCACCGGCAACCCGGTCGCGGTGACCGGCATGGACAACGAGTCCGAGGAGCGCGCCGCGACCCGGGGCGTGGCCTACCGGGTGGTGATCGAGCGCGAGGTGCTGGCCCTGCCCGCCGGGCTGACCGAGGTGACGGCGGCGCTGGGCCGCGACGAGCAGGTGCGCACGGTCGACCGGGTGCCGACCAAGCTGGTGGTGGCCGACCGCAGCCTGGCGATGGTGCCGCTGACCGGCCGGGACGCGGAGCCCGCCGCGCTGGTGGTGCACGCCAGCGGGCTGCTGGAGTCGCTGATGGGCCTCTTCGAGGCGGTGTGGCGGGACGCGCTGCCGCTGCGGCTCGCGGGCACGGCCGTACGGACGGAGTCGGCCGGCCCGGACGCCACCGACCTGGAGATCCTGTCGCTGCTGCTGGCCGGGATGACGGACGCGAGCGTGGCCAAGCAGCTGGAGCTGGGGCTGCGGACCGTGCAGCGCCGGGTGAAGGGCCTGATGGAGCTGACCGGCGTCACGACCCGGCTCCAGCTGGGCTGGCACGCGTACGAGCGGGGCTGGGTGGCGCGGTAG
- a CDS encoding DUF456 domain-containing protein — protein sequence MGVWQLLEVGLVMLLGLLGVLVPGVPGQAIVWAAVAWWALTDTTGAAWAVLAGATGLLLLGQSLKLVLPPRRLKEAGVPGRALLTGGAAAIAGFFLLPVVGGVAGFLGGLYGAERARLGSHGAAWTATRTALRAGGYSVLAELFSCLLVVGTWVGVVVAG from the coding sequence GTGGGCGTGTGGCAGCTCCTAGAGGTGGGCCTGGTGATGCTGCTCGGCCTCCTCGGCGTACTGGTGCCCGGGGTGCCGGGGCAGGCGATCGTGTGGGCCGCGGTGGCGTGGTGGGCCCTGACCGACACCACCGGCGCCGCCTGGGCGGTGCTGGCCGGGGCGACCGGGCTGCTGCTGCTCGGCCAGTCCCTGAAGCTGGTGCTGCCGCCCCGGCGCCTCAAGGAGGCGGGCGTGCCCGGCCGCGCGCTGCTGACCGGCGGGGCCGCGGCGATCGCCGGGTTCTTCCTGCTGCCGGTCGTCGGCGGGGTCGCGGGGTTCCTGGGCGGGCTTTACGGCGCGGAGCGCGCCCGGCTCGGCAGCCACGGCGCGGCCTGGACGGCGACGCGCACGGCCCTGCGGGCGGGCGGGTACTCGGTGCTGGCGGAGCTGTTCTCGTGCCTGCTGGTGGTGGGGACCTGGGTGGGCGTGGTGGTGGCGGGGTGA
- a CDS encoding PPOX class F420-dependent oxidoreductase: MSEFSAAERAYLTTQRLGRLATVDPKGQPQANPVGFFPQEDGTLLIGGHALGTTKKWRNLLANPRVALVVDDVVSVRPWQVRGVEIRGEAELLTGPHELGPHFSEELIRIHPRKIHSWGLEGALPQPPGGGARTLP; encoded by the coding sequence ATGAGCGAATTCAGCGCGGCCGAGCGCGCCTACCTCACCACCCAGCGGCTGGGGCGGCTCGCCACCGTGGACCCCAAGGGCCAGCCGCAGGCGAACCCGGTCGGGTTCTTCCCGCAGGAGGACGGCACCCTCCTGATCGGCGGACACGCCCTGGGAACGACCAAGAAGTGGCGCAACCTGCTGGCCAACCCGAGGGTCGCGCTGGTCGTGGACGACGTGGTGAGCGTACGGCCCTGGCAGGTGCGCGGCGTCGAGATCCGCGGCGAGGCCGAGCTGCTCACCGGGCCGCACGAGCTGGGCCCGCACTTCAGCGAGGAGCTGATCCGCATCCACCCGCGCAAGATCCACAGCTGGGGTCTTGAGGGGGCCCTTCCCCAGCCCCCGGGCGGCGGCGCCCGGACCCTGCCCTAG
- a CDS encoding MarR family winged helix-turn-helix transcriptional regulator — MIIDDDAALQLVISLHRLLRGLRRAAPADGIQPTQIVLLSLLAESGPARIGALAARVPCSQPTATAAVTGLAAAGLVLREPDPTDGRASRIVLTEKGVRALVEAARAEAEVLAWRLGALADEEARAVVALGPLLRRLAETAPDGTDPVGRV, encoded by the coding sequence ATGATCATCGATGACGACGCGGCGCTGCAACTCGTGATCTCGCTCCACCGGTTGCTGCGCGGGCTGCGCCGGGCCGCCCCCGCCGACGGCATCCAGCCCACCCAGATCGTGCTGCTCTCGCTGCTCGCCGAGAGCGGGCCCGCCCGGATCGGGGCGCTCGCGGCCCGGGTGCCGTGCTCCCAGCCGACCGCCACGGCCGCCGTCACGGGGCTGGCGGCGGCCGGACTGGTGCTGCGCGAGCCGGACCCCACGGACGGCCGGGCCTCCCGGATCGTGCTCACCGAGAAGGGCGTACGGGCGCTGGTGGAGGCCGCCCGCGCCGAGGCCGAGGTACTGGCCTGGCGGCTGGGCGCCCTCGCCGACGAGGAGGCACGCGCGGTGGTCGCGCTCGGCCCGCTCCTGCGCCGCCTGGCCGAGACGGCCCCGGACGGCACGGACCCGGTCGGCCGGGTCTAG